GTGCTCCAGTCCGTCACGGTCGGCGAGCGCAGCCAGATCGTCTGGTAGGTGCACCGGGTGTAGTCGCCCTCGGAGAGCAGCAGCACCCACCCCTCGGGCCGCTGGACCAGCAACGGGTTCTCCACCACCCCGGGGTAGCGGTAGAGCTCGACGCTGGTCGCCCCGGACCGCACCCGGGTGCCGGAGCGGTCCAGCGGCACGGTGCGGATCGATGACGGGATCCGGTCGGTCTTGTAGAGCAGCTGGAGCCCGTCCTCGCCGACGTGCAGCGACGGGTCGATCACCCCCGCCCGGGGCAGGCTGGGGTCGCGGGGGAGCAGCGGGTCCTCGGCGGTCGGGACCTTCCTCACGTACGCCGGGCAGACCAGCGGGCGCCCGCCCACCGGGGTGAAGCCGTCCAGCGCCTTGCGGGAGCGCGCCACCCCGATGCACCGGCCGTACGGGCCGAGCCCGCGCACCGGAGCGGAGTAGTAGAGCACCCACCACCCGCGGACCCGCTTCACGTCCGCCGCCCAGATGTCGCCGGGCCGTGACCAGGAGGGCAGCCGGGTCAGCGCCGGGCCGTGCCGCTGCCAGCGGCCGTTGCGGCTCCGGGTCCAGGCGCGCGGGGCGCGCTCGCCGGTGGCGAAGGCGACGTAGCCGCCCCCCAGCCGCTCGACCGCGGGGTCGGCGAAGTTGCCGCGCAGCACCGGGCGCGGCACGTCGGTGGCGGCGAGCGCCGGAGTGGGCGCGAGCGGGAGCAGGAGCGCCAGGGCCAGCCCCAGCGCTGCGAGCGGAGGCCTCACCAGCTGAGCTCGCGGCAGTCGGAGGCGTCGTTCTCGACCTGGAGCGTGGCGTGGTCGACGCCGAACCGCTCCAGCAGCACGGTGCGGGCCGCGCCCAGCACGGCGTCCGGGGGAGTCGACCCGGCGACCAGGTGGGCGGTAGCCACGTTCATCCCCGAGGTGAGCGTCCACAGGTGCAGGTCGTGCACCTCCTGCACGCCCGGCACCTGTGCCAGCGCCGACTCGACGTCGGCCGGGACCATGCCGGACGGAGCGTGCTGGCCCAGCACCGCGAGCACCTCGCGGCCGAGCAGGACCGCGCGGACCGTGACGAAGACCGCCACCGCCAGCGCCACCCCGGTGTCCCACCAGGCGCTGCCGGTCACCGCGACCAGCACGCCGGCCGCGATCACCCCGACCGAGCCGACGGTGTCGGCGACCACCTCGAGGTAGGCGCCCTTGACGTTGAGGGACTCCCCGGCGCCACCGCGCAGCAGGACCAGGGCGACGAGGTTGGCCAGCAGACCGAGCGCGCCGACGACCATCATCGGCCCGGCGTCCACCTCGACGCTCTCGCCGATCCGCGAGAGCGCGGTGACGCCGACGTACGCCGCGGCGCCCAGCATCAGCAGCACCACCAGGCCGGAGGCGAAGATCTCGGCCCGGTAGGACCCGTAGGTCCGCAGGCCGGTGCGGTCGCGGCGGACCGCGATCCGGGTGGCGGCCAGGGCCGCGCCCAGCGCGACCACGTCGGCGGCCATGTGGCCGGCGTCGGAGAGCAGCGCCAGGGAGCCGGAGAGCAGGCCGGCGACCAGCTCGACCACGAAGAAGGTGGCGATGACACCGAACGCCACGGCGAGCCGCCAGCGGTGCCGACCGCCCGCGTGGCTCGACCCGTGCCCGTGCCCTGCGCCCATGACGGTTCAGCCTAGGGGAATACGTGAGGGTGGGTGGGGTACTGGCGCGCCATGGACGTCCGACCTCACCGCTTCGCGACCCGCGACCCGGCCAGTGCGGAAGAGTTCCTGCGTGACCGTTGGGACAGCCTGGGCAAGGTCGAGTTCGGCCCCCGCTTCTCCATCGAGGTGAGTGGGATCCAGGCCCCCGACTTCCGGGTCGAACGCCTCAGTCACAGCTCCAGCATCCGCGTCACCGCCACGGCCCCCGGGCCGGTGCAGGTGGTGGAGGTGCTCGGCGGCACGATCACCGTGGAGGACGGCGACACCGTCACCCGGATGGGCCCCGGCGAGCTGTTCGCGATCGACGCCGTGATCACCCCGTCGACCACCAGCAGGTCGGTGCACGTCGGAGTGGTCACGCTCTCGCGCGAGCTGCTCGGCCAGGTGGCGGGGGTGCCGGCCGACCGGCTGCGGATCCCGCGCCGCCAGCCCCTGCCCGCCGCGGCCGACCAGTGGCGCCTGGCCGTACGCCGGGCGAACCGGGAGATCTCCGAGCACCTGCGCCGGGGCACCCGCCCGCCGATCGACGTGGCCCATCGGCTGGCCCAGGCCGCCCTGACCGCCTTCGGCGTGGAGACCGTGCCGCTCGAGCCGACCGACGCCGAGGGGCTGGGCCCGCAGCACCCGGTCAACCAGGCGATCGCCTTCATCGAGGCGCACGCCGGGGAGTCGCTCAGCGTCACCGACATCGCGCACGCCGCCCGGACCAGCGTGCGGGCGCTCCAGCAGGGCTTCGCCCGCCACCACGACACCAGTCCCACGGCGTACCTGCGCCGGGTCCGGCTGGAAGGGGCGCACCGCGAGCTCGCCGCCGCCGAGCCGACCGGCCCGGTGACCGTGGCCGACGTCGCGGCCCGGTGGGGGTTCAGCCAGGCGGGCCGGTTCGCGGCGCACTACCGCGAGGCCTTCGGGGTGCTGCCGAGCGAGACCCTGCGCGCCCGGCCGCACGTCTCCCCGCTCTCCGGTGGGGCCGAGTAGCCCTTCGTGGACTCGCGCAGGTAGGTTGGCGGCACTGTGGTGCCGGTCACACCCCGACCGGCACGCTGCGGAGCAACCGGACGGTGACCCCCGGGTCGGTTGCGCGACCTGAAGGAGTGCACGTGAGCCACCACGGATTCGGTCCGGACCTGGTCGAGGTCTTCGGCCCCTCGCAGACCGACGGCGGACCCGAGCTGGTGCAGCTGCTCACCCCGGAGGGGGAGCGCACCC
The window above is part of the Nocardioides campestrisoli genome. Proteins encoded here:
- a CDS encoding family 43 glycosylhydrolase, translated to MRPPLAALGLALALLLPLAPTPALAATDVPRPVLRGNFADPAVERLGGGYVAFATGERAPRAWTRSRNGRWQRHGPALTRLPSWSRPGDIWAADVKRVRGWWVLYYSAPVRGLGPYGRCIGVARSRKALDGFTPVGGRPLVCPAYVRKVPTAEDPLLPRDPSLPRAGVIDPSLHVGEDGLQLLYKTDRIPSSIRTVPLDRSGTRVRSGATSVELYRYPGVVENPLLVQRPEGWVLLLSEGDYTRCTYQTIWLRSPTVTDWSTAESGVLLDRTTTGLCGPGGADLAGSRLFLHGWVCHGKPKPCASGFDWSKRVRQRAERAMYAARLRWVEGIPTITGWLRR
- a CDS encoding cation diffusion facilitator family transporter: MGAGHGHGSSHAGGRHRWRLAVAFGVIATFFVVELVAGLLSGSLALLSDAGHMAADVVALGAALAATRIAVRRDRTGLRTYGSYRAEIFASGLVVLLMLGAAAYVGVTALSRIGESVEVDAGPMMVVGALGLLANLVALVLLRGGAGESLNVKGAYLEVVADTVGSVGVIAAGVLVAVTGSAWWDTGVALAVAVFVTVRAVLLGREVLAVLGQHAPSGMVPADVESALAQVPGVQEVHDLHLWTLTSGMNVATAHLVAGSTPPDAVLGAARTVLLERFGVDHATLQVENDASDCRELSW
- a CDS encoding helix-turn-helix transcriptional regulator, translated to MDVRPHRFATRDPASAEEFLRDRWDSLGKVEFGPRFSIEVSGIQAPDFRVERLSHSSSIRVTATAPGPVQVVEVLGGTITVEDGDTVTRMGPGELFAIDAVITPSTTSRSVHVGVVTLSRELLGQVAGVPADRLRIPRRQPLPAAADQWRLAVRRANREISEHLRRGTRPPIDVAHRLAQAALTAFGVETVPLEPTDAEGLGPQHPVNQAIAFIEAHAGESLSVTDIAHAARTSVRALQQGFARHHDTSPTAYLRRVRLEGAHRELAAAEPTGPVTVADVAARWGFSQAGRFAAHYREAFGVLPSETLRARPHVSPLSGGAE